From a single Leopardus geoffroyi isolate Oge1 chromosome E1, O.geoffroyi_Oge1_pat1.0, whole genome shotgun sequence genomic region:
- the FNDC8 gene encoding fibronectin type III domain-containing protein 8 isoform X2, with product MASKALCKVGDGGEAMLKKENLNVLNALYQMSKPFPNPKSMNRTVTTKGLPLSTRGSLVNFLEEDTINLPKPMPVEDSECSSDDTSISPLSSTLLNPIKLAVTQPNSSFFAGMLEGELNKLSLSSMGNDTHKRDLALCPRPSKSQIVPGGLLDLDNPELDTDTSSTPSESSVVMDVPEAPFICEHTVSDSTAVISWTYSLGKQQVSFYQVLLQEVVKTKDNEPPKTKNHPWIFNKILGTTVKLMELKPNTSYCLTVRAANTAGFATVATDLNSFPENNPIQITVQRKEPQRKTVSIGLEEMRKLEDLEYLFPY from the exons ATGGCATCAAAGGCACTGTGTAAAGTGGGAGATGGGGGGGAGGCCATGCTGAAGAAGGAAAACCTCAATGTTCTGAATGCACTCTATCAAATGTCTAAGCCTTTTCCAAACCCCAAGTCTATGAACAGGACCGTCACTACCAAAGGACTCCCACTTTCCACAAGAGGCAGTTTGGTTAACTTCTTGGAGGAAGATACCATCAATCTACC GAAGCCGATGCCAGTGGAGGATTCTGAATGCAGCTCTGACGACACCAGCATCTCCCCACTCTCATCCACCTTGTTGAATCCCATCAAACTGGCTGTGACCCAGCCCAACAGCAGCTTCTTTGCAGGGATGCTAGAGGGGGAGCTGAACAAACTCAGCCTCTCCTCGATGGGCAACGACACACACAAGAGGGACCTGGCTCTCTGCCCCCGTCCATCGAAGTCCCAAATAGTCCCTGGGGGCCTGCTGGACCTTGACAACCCTGAGCTGGACACAGACACTTCCTCAACACCCTCAGAGTCCTCTGTGGTCATGGATGTGCCGGAGGCACCCTTCATCTGCGAACACACAGTCAGCGACTCCACGGCTGTG ATTTCCTGGACGTATTCCCTGGGCAAGCAGCAGGTCAGTTTCTACCAGGTCCTGTTGCAGGAGGTGGTCAAGACAAAAGACAATGAGCCGCCCAAGACAAAGAATCACCCGTGGATCTTCAACAAGATCTTGGGCACCACTGTCAAGCTGATGGAGCTGAAGCCTAACACGAGTTACTGCCTCACCGTCCGTGCGGCCAACACAGCCGGG tttgcAACCGTGGCCACTGACTTGAACAGCTTCCCCGAGAACAACCCCATCCAGATCACTGTGCAGCGCAAGGAACCCCAGCGGAAAACCGTCTCCATCGGGTTGGAGGAGATGCGGAAGCTGGAAGATCTGGAATACCTATTTCCCTACTAA
- the FNDC8 gene encoding fibronectin type III domain-containing protein 8 isoform X1, whose translation MASKALCKVGDGGEAMLKKENLNVLNALYQMSKPFPNPKSMNRTVTTKGLPLSTRGSLVNFLEEDTINLPKPMPVEDSECSSDDTSISPLSSTLLNPIKLAVTQPNSSFFAGMLEGELNKLSLSSMGNDTHKRDLALCPRPSKSQIVPGGLLDLDNPELDTDTSSTPSESSVVMDVPEAPFICEHTVSDSTAVISWTYSLGKQQVSFYQVLLQEVVKTKDNEPPKTKNHPWIFNKILGTTVKLMELKPNTSYCLTVRAANTAGVGKWCKPYKFATVATDLNSFPENNPIQITVQRKEPQRKTVSIGLEEMRKLEDLEYLFPY comes from the exons ATGGCATCAAAGGCACTGTGTAAAGTGGGAGATGGGGGGGAGGCCATGCTGAAGAAGGAAAACCTCAATGTTCTGAATGCACTCTATCAAATGTCTAAGCCTTTTCCAAACCCCAAGTCTATGAACAGGACCGTCACTACCAAAGGACTCCCACTTTCCACAAGAGGCAGTTTGGTTAACTTCTTGGAGGAAGATACCATCAATCTACC GAAGCCGATGCCAGTGGAGGATTCTGAATGCAGCTCTGACGACACCAGCATCTCCCCACTCTCATCCACCTTGTTGAATCCCATCAAACTGGCTGTGACCCAGCCCAACAGCAGCTTCTTTGCAGGGATGCTAGAGGGGGAGCTGAACAAACTCAGCCTCTCCTCGATGGGCAACGACACACACAAGAGGGACCTGGCTCTCTGCCCCCGTCCATCGAAGTCCCAAATAGTCCCTGGGGGCCTGCTGGACCTTGACAACCCTGAGCTGGACACAGACACTTCCTCAACACCCTCAGAGTCCTCTGTGGTCATGGATGTGCCGGAGGCACCCTTCATCTGCGAACACACAGTCAGCGACTCCACGGCTGTG ATTTCCTGGACGTATTCCCTGGGCAAGCAGCAGGTCAGTTTCTACCAGGTCCTGTTGCAGGAGGTGGTCAAGACAAAAGACAATGAGCCGCCCAAGACAAAGAATCACCCGTGGATCTTCAACAAGATCTTGGGCACCACTGTCAAGCTGATGGAGCTGAAGCCTAACACGAGTTACTGCCTCACCGTCCGTGCGGCCAACACAGCCGGGGTGGGGAAGTGGTGCAAGCCCTACAAA tttgcAACCGTGGCCACTGACTTGAACAGCTTCCCCGAGAACAACCCCATCCAGATCACTGTGCAGCGCAAGGAACCCCAGCGGAAAACCGTCTCCATCGGGTTGGAGGAGATGCGGAAGCTGGAAGATCTGGAATACCTATTTCCCTACTAA